A region from the Kineothrix sp. IPX-CK genome encodes:
- a CDS encoding hemerythrin family protein, translating into MFDFKFDWCKEMECGVAIIDAQHRELFRIGRAMEQLIMNDCRNVSNQQLLDIVCDLRDYASYQFYTEESLMDKYKYPYSSKNKQSLNDFKNNILSIDMNELSKRPKKTLTQLKEDLQSFLFNHILVEALDLCKFLNSRGVY; encoded by the coding sequence ATGTTCGATTTTAAATTTGATTGGTGCAAGGAAATGGAATGTGGCGTTGCGATTATCGATGCACAGCACCGCGAGCTATTTCGTATTGGCAGAGCTATGGAACAGCTTATCATGAACGACTGCCGGAACGTTTCCAACCAACAGCTTCTGGATATTGTTTGTGATTTGCGGGATTATGCCTCTTATCAGTTCTATACCGAAGAAAGTCTCATGGATAAGTACAAATATCCTTATTCTTCCAAAAACAAACAATCTCTCAACGACTTCAAAAACAATATTTTATCCATAGATATGAATGAACTGAGCAAGCGCCCGAAAAAAACTCTTACTCAGTTGAAGGAAGATTTGCAGTCGTTCCTATTTAATCACATTTTGGTGGAAGCTCTGGATTTATGTAAATTTCTGAATTCACGCGGTGTATATTAA
- a CDS encoding restriction endonuclease — MVLISAIAAISLMAVITLICIMKRKAGGPSPIDEMEGRDFEQFCAELLRERGFVEVEVTKGSGDYGIDILAEKDGVTYAIQCKRYDTPVGVKAIQEAYAGRDYYDRMVGAVLTNQYFTAPAVEAAKKLKILLWDRGYLDSMMQE; from the coding sequence ATGGTACTAATAAGTGCGATTGCCGCCATATCTTTGATGGCAGTTATTACATTAATATGTATTATGAAGCGCAAGGCGGGAGGACCTTCCCCGATTGATGAGATGGAGGGACGGGATTTTGAGCAGTTTTGTGCGGAGCTATTGAGGGAAAGAGGCTTCGTTGAGGTGGAGGTAACGAAAGGCAGCGGCGATTATGGCATTGATATATTAGCTGAGAAGGACGGAGTTACTTATGCCATCCAATGTAAACGCTATGATACCCCGGTAGGAGTGAAGGCAATACAAGAAGCATATGCGGGCAGAGACTACTACGACCGCATGGTAGGCGCAGTACTTACTAACCAATATTTTACAGCGCCTGCCGTAGAGGCGGCAAAAAAGTTAAAAATATTATTATGGGACAGAGGATACTTGGACAGCATGATGCAGGAATAG
- a CDS encoding methyl-accepting chemotaxis protein has protein sequence MKREKRGTKFTIQFKLIIICSLLLIIPLLLTGVFSYMTAKSELDKKGEIILKNSVEQALQLIDAKQAEVERGTLTLEEAQEQVKVALLGEKDAEGKRLINSTVNLGQNGYFVVYDAQGNEVAHPSLEGQNVWDVEDKSGDGTKFVQEQINSGINGGGYVTYTWNLPDSEATALKISYQKQEADWGWIVSAGSYAMDYNEGATTILQTLTIVLIVSLIVGLMIILLFARHISMPIRQIGRSLEQVSDGNISIPALAVKNRDETGLLGQSFNTMLYNMQDLVAALKESSSTVLRFSDSLAGITDETSKAINEVAVTIQEVASAVSDEASSVADTVNKVDALANNIESVSESTEEMNRTTQNTEELRESGLNAVEMLSSSMSKTNGAIREIDEVINKVMESANNIHSVTEAIIQISEQTNLLALNASIEAARAGEAGKGFAVVAEEIRKLAEQSAAEVGEINGAISEIHTYANSSVKTMSSVLGVIEEQSLAVDNTKEAFVNIAEEIKVLIDGVLSITEDSRQMRQMKDEIVGNMESISASTEETSAATQEVSATSEEQLASMEEVAAQTNELKELAEQLEAVVQRFK, from the coding sequence ATGAAAAGGGAGAAAAGAGGTACTAAATTTACTATTCAGTTCAAGTTGATTATTATTTGCAGCCTTTTGTTGATAATACCGTTGCTGTTGACGGGAGTTTTCAGCTATATGACAGCCAAGTCGGAGCTCGATAAAAAGGGCGAGATCATATTAAAAAACAGTGTGGAGCAGGCGCTTCAACTGATAGATGCGAAACAGGCGGAGGTGGAGAGGGGAACTCTGACTCTCGAGGAGGCACAAGAACAAGTCAAGGTTGCCTTGCTTGGAGAAAAGGATGCGGAAGGGAAGCGCCTGATTAACTCTACGGTTAACTTGGGACAAAACGGATACTTTGTCGTGTACGATGCACAAGGCAATGAAGTTGCCCACCCGTCTCTGGAAGGACAGAATGTATGGGATGTGGAAGATAAGAGCGGCGACGGCACGAAATTTGTTCAGGAGCAAATCAACTCGGGAATTAATGGTGGCGGCTATGTGACTTATACTTGGAACCTGCCTGACTCCGAGGCGACGGCACTTAAGATATCCTACCAGAAGCAGGAAGCAGACTGGGGATGGATCGTGTCGGCCGGCTCCTATGCTATGGACTATAACGAAGGTGCTACTACCATTTTGCAAACGCTGACTATAGTCCTGATCGTATCACTCATCGTCGGCCTGATGATTATTTTGCTTTTCGCCCGCCACATTTCCATGCCTATCCGCCAAATAGGCAGATCCTTGGAGCAGGTTTCGGACGGAAATATCAGTATTCCGGCGCTGGCAGTTAAGAACCGGGATGAGACAGGGCTATTAGGTCAGTCCTTCAATACCATGCTCTATAATATGCAGGATCTTGTGGCAGCCCTGAAAGAATCTTCAAGTACAGTTCTTCGATTTTCGGATTCTCTTGCCGGCATAACGGATGAAACCTCCAAGGCGATCAACGAAGTGGCTGTTACCATTCAGGAAGTCGCAAGTGCCGTATCTGATGAGGCTTCCAGCGTTGCGGACACGGTGAACAAGGTGGACGCGCTGGCAAATAACATAGAATCGGTGTCGGAATCGACAGAAGAAATGAACCGCACCACACAGAATACAGAAGAACTGCGGGAGAGCGGACTGAATGCCGTCGAGATGCTTTCGTCTTCCATGAGCAAGACGAATGGCGCGATTCGTGAAATTGATGAAGTCATTAATAAAGTAATGGAAAGTGCTAACAATATACATTCGGTAACGGAAGCGATTATCCAAATATCCGAGCAGACTAACCTTCTTGCCCTCAACGCTTCCATAGAAGCGGCCAGAGCGGGAGAGGCGGGAAAAGGCTTCGCGGTGGTCGCAGAGGAAATTCGCAAGCTTGCGGAGCAGTCCGCGGCGGAAGTAGGAGAAATAAACGGCGCTATCAGCGAGATTCATACATATGCGAATTCTTCTGTAAAGACGATGTCTTCGGTACTTGGAGTTATAGAAGAGCAGTCCTTGGCGGTTGATAATACGAAGGAGGCGTTCGTAAATATCGCGGAAGAAATAAAGGTACTCATTGACGGAGTATTGTCAATTACGGAGGATAGCAGGCAGATGCGCCAGATGAAGGACGAAATCGTAGGAAATATGGAATCCATTTCCGCATCTACGGAAGAGACATCTGCAGCTACGCAGGAAGTCTCAGCGACTTCAGAAGAACAGCTGGCATCCATGGAAGAGGTAGCCGCTCAAACCAATGAACTGAAGGAGTTGGCGGAGCAGTTAGAAGCGGTTGTGCAAAGATTTAAGTAA